The segment TCATATGCGAAACACGCAACACGTCGGACAAGCCGGCGCTCGTGCGGTGGTCGCTGCCGTTCGTGTGGGAGCTTCAGAAGAGTGACTGGCCAGCGCTGCTGAAGGTGATTCACGAAGCGCTCGAGGGGCACGATTTGCCACCGCTCGAATTCTTCACGTACCAGGATCCCGACGGTGTGCTCGAGAAGGTTCTCGACCCGAAAACGCGCCTTGGACGATTGCACGCGCACCTTCCGGAAGAGCTTGCATTTGGTTTTGCGGCGCTCGTCGTTGCAGCAGCCAATGGGCTCGACAGTTTTTCCGTCGAGGACCAGCCGTCGTTTCACGAATATGACGAGGGCGGGCCGCCGCCTCATTTGATGGAGCGTCTCGAATCGGAGGTCTTCGCCAAGGGTGAAGACGTGCGTATCGAGCAAATTCACGCGTACGCGAATCACGCCTATTCAGCTCTGGATGCCGGAGAGAGCCAGGAAGCGCTGGAATGGACGAAATCAGCACGAGCGTGGGCTTGGGGCGTTCATGAGCGTTCGGAGATTGCGCTGGCATATCGAGCGAGCGCTGCGGCGTGGCTCGATGTGGAAATGCTCGACCGAGCGGTGACGGACGCATCGTGGTCGCTTCAGAATGAATTGTCCGCGGACGCATACGATACGCGCGCGGTAGCATTGCACATCGCCGGGCAGGTGGAAGCGGCACTCGAGGATTATTCACGGGCGCTCGAGCTTGCGCCGGACAATGCGCGTATCCTTGCGAATCGCGCGGAAGCATATTACGACTTGGGCAATGACCCGGCGTGCATTGCGGATGCCGAACGGGCCATGGATCTGGATCCGAACGATCCGTCGCCGTTTGCGCTTCGCGGC is part of the Polyangiaceae bacterium genome and harbors:
- a CDS encoding tetratricopeptide repeat protein, encoding MSHLLQGDADFSYRSFGSFPLVEHILGVGRMSVAPRFELVDEQGELLGEEEWFLSDLGEHAPSLWLPVVDDLVSLPTAADLDLLLTELLTTLRTADDFICETRNTSDKPALVRWSLPFVWELQKSDWPALLKVIHEALEGHDLPPLEFFTYQDPDGVLEKVLDPKTRLGRLHAHLPEELAFGFAALVVAAANGLDSFSVEDQPSFHEYDEGGPPPHLMERLESEVFAKGEDVRIEQIHAYANHAYSALDAGESQEALEWTKSARAWAWGVHERSEIALAYRASAAAWLDVEMLDRAVTDASWSLQNELSADAYDTRAVALHIAGQVEAALEDYSRALELAPDNARILANRAEAYYDLGNDPACIADAERAMDLDPNDPSPFALRGRALLRTGEINLAWQDAEHAAALGDDSLIEELEG